A single Callithrix jacchus isolate 240 chromosome 4, calJac240_pri, whole genome shotgun sequence DNA region contains:
- the LOC100386275 gene encoding translationally-controlled tumor protein-like, producing MIIYRDLISHHEMFSDIYKIREMADRLCLEVEGKMVSRTEGNIDDSLIGGNASAEGPEGEGTESTVVTGVDIVMNHHLQETSFTKEAYKKYIKDYMKSIKGKLEEQRPERVKPFMTGAAEQIKHILANFKIYQFFIGENMNPDGMVALLDYCEDGVTPYMIFFKDGLEMEKC from the coding sequence ATGATTATCTACCGGGATCTCATCAGCCACCATGAGATGTTCTCTGACATCTACAAGATCCGGGAGATGGCGGACAGGCTGTGCCTGGAGGTGGAGGGGAAGATGGTCAGTAGGACAGAAGGTAACATTGATGACTCGCTCATTGGTGGAAATGCCTCCGCCGAAGGCCCCGAGGGCGAAGGTACCGAAAGCACAGTAGTCACTGGTGTCGATATTGTCATGAACCATCACCTGCAGGAAACAAGTTTCACAAAAGAAGCCTACAAGAAGTACATCAAAGATTACATGAAATCAATCAAAGGCAAACTTGAAGAACAGAGACCAGAAAGAGTAAAACCTTTTAtgacaggggctgcagaacaaaTCAAGCACATCCTTGCTAATTTCAAAATCTACCAGTTCTTTATTGGTGAAAACATGAATCCAGATGGCATGGTTGCTCTATTGGACTACTGTGAGGATGGTGTGACCCCATATatgattttctttaaggatggtttagaaatggaaaaatgttaa